The stretch of DNA GCAACTTGTTTACGAACAGAACTAGCTTCATTAGTCGGTGAATATGAAGACAAACCAATATTGAGATATAGTCCATCTTTATCAGTTCAAACATAATGAATGAGTGAATGAGTAAAGCATGTTTATATTGTTCTACAGACAAACACAATTTTTAAATCAAAGGTCAGGCCAGACTCCTCGAAAGCAATACTACTATTGGTGTATTTTCATCTAAAATAATAGATTGAGACTACTTAAACTAAGCATTTTACATACCAAGGCTCATACACAAATAAACTGCACAGGTAATGGTAATATCATGCAAAGGAGTTGCAATTGATTCTAAGAGATAGCCGGGAAGTTTCTATTGACTAAACATTTTTTTGATAGTTTTTCCATTGACTAAACATTTAATGAGTCATAGCTAAGGAAAAGACAGATTCATCAATATCATTACTAATCTTTACTCTAACATACCTCTCCAGTAATGTGACTTCTGATTCTAGTTGAGTGGCTCGTTCTTTTGCTTGATCTAGAGGCATTGACAATCCTAATTTCTGTTCGCTATCTTGAAGGCGTTGCCTAAGCTCCTTATCCTACACATGAGGACTTCACATTAAACTGCAGATATAAAATTAGTTGTTCAATCAACCAAAAACCTCATTTAAAGTACATGAAAATCAAAATTATATGAGCAAAAATGTTAAAAAAATTTAATCCAGTTGTTATCATTCTCACCCTTCTCTCTGCACATTGCCGATACAAAGCAATCTCATCCTGACAGAATGGCTCAATATCATtgatttgtaagcctaaaaaacAAAGCCTTGATTGATGAGCATTATAAACCACATGAACCGAAAAGGGCTATTTGAGGAAAGGTAGACATACAAAGGAACAGATTCCTCAAGATTCCGTCACAGAGATCAACACCTTCGAGTACATGAGACGCTATCTCAGGTGGAATGAGAGGCGATGGCGGGCCCATCATCAGATCATCACCCACCAGGATAGTTTCCTCCATAGTCTGCTGTGAATCAACTAAATAACAAAAACACACAACAAATAGAAACATAAGTCGAACTACTATTCCTTAGCACTGCATCTTCCACAATGTAGTTCAGCAAATGCAAAGTGCAAGTAATGATGAGTCTCAGAAGCTCAGGCTGCAGTTCTATAAAAAGGGTCCATTTTCTCTTTGATCCTCCCCCACATCCCCCCTTAAAACAGTGTTTTCAAAGGCAAAAAACGGAAGAGCACATAGTGTCAGTTGGAGCTTTACACACCACTAAAGCTCACGCTCAGTGAAGTATGGTGAAAATGAGGAAAAAGAATATATGTAATCCAAAAA from Nicotiana tomentosiformis chromosome 11, ASM39032v3, whole genome shotgun sequence encodes:
- the LOC104119615 gene encoding uncharacterized protein; amino-acid sequence: MDVDSQQTMEETILVGDDLMMGPPSPLIPPEIASHVLEGVDLCDGILRNLFLCLQINDIEPFCQDEIALYRQCAERRDKELRQRLQDSEQKLGLSMPLDQAKERATQLESEVTLLERRLILASGAEGMDGFRQRWSLHGRLTDTKKRLEALKGGMENRKKDEPAESEPTKKRWFFW